One window from the genome of Sphaerotilus microaerophilus encodes:
- a CDS encoding aspartate carbamoyltransferase catalytic subunit: MLSKRNPQLNRNGELIHLLSIEGLPRDIVTLILDTAGTFLSVNDREVKKVPLLRGKSVFNLFFENSTRTRTTFEIAAKRLSADVINLDIAKSSASKGESLLDTIANLSAMHADMFVVRHSESGAPYLIAQHCAPHVHVVNAGDGRHAHPTQGLLDMYTIRHFKKDFTQLSVAIVGDIVHSRVARSDIHALTTLGVPDIRAVGPKTLVPGDLREMGVRVCHDMAEGIRGADVIIMLRLQNERMSGAMLPSAGEFFKTFGLTQDKLALAKPDAIVMHPGPINRGVEIDSSVADGSHSVILPQVTFGIAVRMAVMSIIAGNEA; the protein is encoded by the coding sequence ATGCTGTCCAAGCGCAACCCCCAGCTCAACCGCAACGGCGAGCTGATCCACCTGCTGTCCATCGAGGGCCTGCCGCGCGACATCGTCACGCTCATCCTGGACACCGCCGGCACCTTCCTCTCGGTCAACGACCGCGAGGTCAAGAAGGTGCCGCTGCTGCGCGGCAAGAGCGTGTTCAACCTCTTCTTCGAGAACAGCACGCGCACTCGCACCACCTTCGAGATCGCCGCCAAGCGGCTGAGTGCCGACGTGATCAACCTGGACATCGCCAAGTCCAGTGCCAGCAAGGGCGAAAGCCTGCTCGACACCATCGCCAACCTGTCGGCCATGCATGCCGACATGTTCGTGGTGCGGCACAGCGAATCCGGCGCGCCCTACCTGATCGCCCAGCACTGCGCCCCGCACGTGCACGTGGTCAACGCCGGTGACGGCCGCCACGCGCACCCGACGCAGGGCCTGCTGGACATGTACACGATCCGGCACTTCAAGAAGGACTTCACCCAGCTGAGCGTGGCCATCGTCGGCGACATCGTGCACTCGCGCGTGGCGCGCAGCGACATCCACGCGCTGACCACGCTGGGCGTGCCGGATATCCGCGCCGTCGGCCCCAAGACCCTGGTGCCGGGTGACCTGCGCGAGATGGGCGTGCGCGTGTGCCACGACATGGCCGAGGGCATCCGCGGTGCCGACGTGATCATCATGCTGCGTCTGCAGAACGAGCGCATGAGCGGCGCGATGCTGCCCAGCGCGGGTGAGTTCTTCAAGACCTTCGGCCTCACGCAGGACAAGCTGGCGCTGGCCAAGCCGGACGCCATCGTGATGCACCCGGGGCCGATCAACCGCGGCGTGGAGATCGACTCCAGCGTGGCCGATGGCAGCCACAGCGTGATCCTGCCGCAGGTCACCTTCGGCATCGCGGTGCGCATGGCCGTCATGTCGATCATTGCCGGCAACGAGGCATAA
- the pyrR gene encoding bifunctional pyr operon transcriptional regulator/uracil phosphoribosyltransferase PyrR gives MSALQLDAEALYTELLAGVRRLLLPDVALVGVWSGGAWLAERLQRDLGLPGKHGVISSALHRDDFGSRGLASGHDATSLPFAVDGRPILLIDDVLFTGRTIRAVINELYDFGRPSSVRLAVLVDRGGRELPIEAAYAASRIVLPATQRLSLTRDDAGGFTFSVREAS, from the coding sequence ATGAGTGCCCTGCAACTCGACGCCGAAGCGCTCTACACCGAGCTGCTCGCCGGCGTGCGTCGCCTGCTGCTGCCCGATGTGGCGCTGGTCGGTGTGTGGTCCGGCGGTGCCTGGCTGGCCGAGCGCCTGCAGCGCGACCTCGGCCTGCCCGGCAAGCACGGCGTGATCTCCAGCGCCCTGCACCGCGACGACTTCGGCTCGCGCGGCCTGGCCTCCGGCCACGACGCCACCTCGCTGCCCTTCGCGGTGGACGGCCGGCCGATCCTGCTGATCGACGACGTGCTGTTCACTGGCCGCACCATCCGCGCCGTGATCAACGAGCTCTACGACTTCGGCCGCCCCTCCAGCGTCCGGCTGGCGGTGCTGGTGGACCGTGGCGGGCGCGAGCTGCCGATCGAGGCCGCCTACGCCGCCTCGCGCATCGTGCTGCCGGCTACGCAGCGCCTGTCGCTGACCCGCGACGACGCGGGCGGCTTCACCTTCTCGGTCCGGGAGGCGAGCTGA
- the ruvX gene encoding Holliday junction resolvase RuvX: MSEADRCSPPPSPAMAPQEPQSFLAFDYGLKRTGVASGQRLLGQARPLRTIAAEGDARFVPIAALIAEWQPDALVVGVPRHPDGAEHDNTRRARRFARQLHGRFHLPVFEVDERYSTVEVEAGGARRADVDAAAAALILEQYFREADAPALAAPASSAHKETP, encoded by the coding sequence ATGAGCGAGGCAGACCGCTGCTCGCCGCCTCCGTCGCCTGCCATGGCTCCCCAGGAGCCCCAATCCTTCCTCGCTTTCGACTACGGCCTCAAGCGCACCGGCGTGGCCAGCGGCCAGCGCCTGCTCGGCCAGGCGCGGCCGCTGCGCACCATCGCCGCGGAGGGTGATGCCCGCTTTGTGCCCATCGCCGCGCTGATCGCCGAGTGGCAGCCCGATGCGCTGGTGGTGGGCGTGCCGCGCCACCCCGACGGTGCCGAACACGACAACACCCGCCGCGCCCGCCGCTTTGCCCGCCAGCTGCACGGGCGCTTCCACCTGCCGGTGTTCGAGGTGGACGAGCGCTACAGCACCGTCGAGGTGGAAGCTGGCGGCGCCCGGCGCGCGGATGTCGATGCCGCCGCCGCGGCGCTGATCCTGGAACAGTACTTTCGCGAGGCCGATGCCCCCGCCTTGGCGGCGCCAGCCTCTTCAGCCCACAAGGAAACCCCATGA
- a CDS encoding YqgE/AlgH family protein has product MSSAGAINLTNQFLIAMPGMADEMFAGSVVYLCEHTERGALGLVINKPIDIKLKNLFERVDLTLDRPELADEPVYFGGPVQTERGFVLHDHLVSDVPGYNSTLSVPDGLDMTTSRDVLEALSQGAGPRRVLITLGYAGWGAGQLEDELSRNGWLNVQADPGIIFDTPVEQRYSRALSLLGVDPGMLSQEAGHA; this is encoded by the coding sequence ATGTCCTCGGCCGGTGCGATCAACCTCACGAACCAGTTCCTCATCGCCATGCCGGGCATGGCCGACGAGATGTTTGCCGGTTCGGTGGTCTACCTGTGCGAGCACACCGAGCGCGGCGCGCTCGGGCTGGTGATCAACAAGCCCATCGACATCAAGCTCAAGAACCTGTTCGAGCGCGTGGATCTCACGCTGGACCGCCCCGAGCTGGCCGACGAGCCGGTCTACTTCGGCGGGCCGGTGCAGACCGAGCGCGGCTTCGTGCTGCATGACCACCTGGTCAGCGACGTGCCTGGCTACAACTCGACGCTGTCGGTGCCCGATGGCCTGGACATGACCACCAGCCGCGACGTGCTGGAGGCGCTGTCGCAGGGCGCCGGCCCGCGCCGCGTGCTGATCACCCTCGGCTACGCCGGCTGGGGCGCGGGGCAGCTGGAAGACGAGCTGTCGCGCAACGGCTGGCTGAACGTGCAGGCCGACCCCGGCATCATCTTCGACACGCCGGTGGAGCAGCGCTACAGCCGCGCGCTGTCGCTGCTGGGGGTCGACCCGGGCATGCTGTCGCAGGAGGCGGGCCACGCATGA
- a CDS encoding cryptochrome/photolyase family protein — protein MVHSSAYTPPPVDRALVWLRRDLRLSDHAALHHALAQARQVWCVFVFDTTLLDALPRADRRVEFIHASVAEIDTALRAQGSALIARHGDPLVELPALARQLDVQVVHAARDYEPAAVARDARVRGELAHAGVALHTHKDQVIFEADDVLTANGTPFSVFTPYKNAWLKKLEPLRLQPWEVAPRPGQLAPVPVALEHGLPSLADLDFLPTDMAGRLHPGEHGAAQLLEDFLQRIDRYADARDFPAVKGPSYLSVHLRFGTVSVRELVRLAHERMTGGSRGAEVWLSELIWREFYQQLLHHHPRVEQHAFKPEYDRIHWEHGAQATAHFAAWCEGRTGYPIVDAAMRQLNQTGYMHNRLRMIVASFLTKDLGLDWRRGEAYFAHQLNDFDLAANNGGWQWAASTGCDAQPYFRIFNPVSQSRKFDPDGRFIRRYVPELAALDDASLHAPWDAPAIALATAGVLLDRDYPRPIVDHAVARERTLERYAVVKRPAKG, from the coding sequence ATGGTCCATTCCTCCGCCTACACCCCTCCGCCCGTCGACCGTGCGCTGGTCTGGCTGCGCCGCGATCTGCGCCTGTCGGACCACGCAGCGCTGCACCACGCGCTGGCACAGGCACGCCAGGTCTGGTGCGTCTTCGTGTTCGACACGACCCTCCTCGATGCCCTGCCGCGTGCCGACCGGCGGGTGGAGTTCATCCACGCCAGCGTGGCCGAGATCGACACGGCCCTGCGCGCGCAGGGCAGCGCCCTGATCGCACGCCACGGCGACCCGCTGGTCGAGCTGCCGGCGCTGGCGCGCCAGCTCGACGTGCAGGTGGTGCATGCCGCGCGCGACTACGAGCCGGCCGCCGTGGCCCGCGACGCCCGGGTGCGAGGCGAACTGGCCCACGCCGGGGTGGCGCTGCACACCCACAAGGACCAGGTGATCTTCGAGGCCGACGATGTGCTGACCGCCAACGGCACGCCCTTCTCGGTCTTCACGCCCTACAAGAACGCCTGGCTGAAGAAGCTGGAACCGCTGCGGCTGCAGCCCTGGGAAGTGGCGCCCCGGCCGGGCCAGCTCGCGCCGGTGCCCGTGGCCCTGGAGCACGGGCTGCCCAGCCTGGCGGACCTGGACTTCCTGCCCACCGACATGGCTGGCCGGCTGCACCCGGGCGAGCACGGCGCGGCGCAGCTGCTGGAGGACTTCCTGCAGCGCATCGACCGCTATGCCGATGCGCGCGACTTCCCGGCCGTCAAGGGCCCCAGCTACCTGAGCGTGCACCTGCGCTTCGGCACGGTGTCGGTGCGCGAGCTGGTGCGCCTCGCCCACGAGCGCATGACGGGCGGCTCGCGCGGCGCGGAGGTCTGGTTGTCCGAGCTGATCTGGCGCGAGTTCTACCAGCAGCTGCTGCACCACCACCCCCGGGTGGAGCAGCACGCCTTCAAGCCCGAGTACGACCGCATCCACTGGGAGCACGGCGCGCAGGCCACGGCCCACTTCGCGGCTTGGTGCGAGGGCCGCACCGGCTACCCGATCGTGGACGCGGCGATGCGCCAGCTCAACCAGACCGGCTACATGCACAACCGCCTGCGCATGATCGTGGCGAGCTTCCTGACCAAGGACCTGGGGCTGGACTGGCGCCGCGGCGAGGCCTACTTCGCCCACCAGCTCAACGACTTCGACCTCGCCGCCAACAACGGCGGCTGGCAGTGGGCGGCCTCCACCGGCTGCGACGCGCAGCCCTACTTCCGCATCTTCAACCCGGTGAGCCAGAGCCGCAAGTTCGACCCGGACGGGCGCTTCATCCGCCGCTACGTGCCGGAACTGGCCGCGCTGGACGATGCCAGCCTGCACGCGCCCTGGGACGCCCCGGCAATCGCCCTGGCCACCGCCGGCGTGCTGCTGGACCGCGACTACCCCCGCCCGATCGTGGACCATGCCGTGGCGCGCGAACGCACGCTGGAACGCTATGCGGTGGTGAAGCGCCCCGCCAAGGGCTGA
- a CDS encoding GGDEF domain-containing protein codes for MSEALQHVADMTRSRDRGQVDASLLTALKDLLPLRRALLWRVLGEPGGRRAWQLVGSHAAGALVPAVDHLGGDAAEPLPYEQLALHVECFEQLGLVQLPVAAGHGVLLPTASEREVDGVVELELDGPLDAAQLRVVQTLLKIHRNFLGLLDYSERDTLTGLLNRKSFDETFLRATVLEATRIYGSAAPESQARRRGGLRRHWLGVLDIDHFKQVNDVHGHLIGDEVLLLVARILRSTFRFDDRLYRFGGEEFVVLLTAPDEAAAGIAFERLRVNLGSYSFPRVGRITGSIGYSDVRPGDTPQAAFERADRAVYHAKQHGRDQVQSQARLVDAGLLDESGIVGEIELF; via the coding sequence ATGTCAGAAGCCCTTCAGCACGTCGCCGACATGACCCGCTCGCGCGACCGCGGGCAGGTCGATGCCAGCCTGCTCACGGCGCTGAAGGACTTGCTGCCGCTGCGGCGGGCGCTGCTGTGGCGTGTGCTGGGTGAACCGGGGGGCCGGCGGGCCTGGCAGTTGGTGGGCAGCCATGCCGCGGGTGCGCTGGTGCCCGCGGTGGATCACCTGGGGGGCGATGCGGCGGAACCATTGCCCTATGAGCAGTTGGCCTTGCACGTCGAGTGCTTCGAGCAGCTGGGCCTGGTCCAGCTGCCGGTTGCCGCCGGCCATGGCGTGCTGCTGCCCACGGCGAGTGAGCGCGAGGTGGATGGGGTGGTCGAGCTGGAGCTCGACGGGCCGCTCGATGCCGCACAGCTGCGCGTGGTGCAGACGCTGCTGAAGATCCACCGGAACTTCCTCGGCCTGCTGGACTACAGCGAGCGCGACACGTTGACCGGCCTGCTCAACCGCAAGAGCTTCGACGAGACCTTCCTGCGCGCCACCGTGCTGGAGGCCACGCGCATCTACGGCAGTGCCGCGCCGGAGTCGCAGGCACGCCGCCGTGGGGGGCTGCGGCGCCACTGGCTGGGGGTGCTGGACATCGACCATTTCAAGCAGGTCAATGACGTGCATGGCCACCTGATCGGCGACGAGGTGCTGCTGCTGGTGGCGCGCATCCTGCGCAGCACCTTCCGCTTCGACGACCGCCTCTACCGCTTCGGCGGCGAGGAGTTCGTGGTCCTGCTCACCGCGCCCGACGAAGCGGCGGCCGGCATCGCCTTTGAGCGCCTGCGGGTCAACCTGGGGTCCTACTCGTTCCCGCGCGTGGGCCGCATCACGGGCAGCATCGGCTACAGCGACGTGCGCCCCGGCGACACACCGCAGGCCGCTTTCGAGCGGGCCGACCGCGCGGTCTACCACGCCAAGCAGCACGGCCGGGACCAGGTGCAGTCGCAGGCCCGCCTGGTCGATGCCGGCCTGCTCGACGAATCCGGCATCGTCGGCGAGATCGAGCTGTTCTGA